The sequence below is a genomic window from Actinokineospora baliensis.
CCGGTACTCGGCGCCGCTGGCGCGCGCGGAGAGCAGGTCGGTGTCCGAGGTCGACAAGAGCAGGATCATGGGGCCCTTCCTGGGGTCCTCGCCCCGGGTCGTGGGTGGCGACGGCCGGAGTGTCCTGGCTCCCGGATCGGTGCTCGACCTGGCCTTCCGGCGGGTGCCGTGGCGGGTTCAGGTGTCGCTCCCCGGTGACAGTGGCGGGACCGCGCCGGACTCGCACCGGCTTCCTCCATTGCCATCGCTGCTTCGCGCTCACCCTATATTCGGCGGGTGTCTTCCTCCCAGCGCCGAACGGGCGCCGATGCCTGCCCAGGTGCGCTCGACGTGCACCGGGCGGCCGACGGCGGCCTGGCGCGGGTCAGGATCCCGGGTGGACGGCTGCGCGCCGAGCAACTGCACCGGCTGGCGGATCTGGCCGCCGACCTGGGTGATGGCGCCCTGGAGTTGACCTCCCGGGCGAACCTGCAGTTGCGCGGGCTGGCCGAGGGCGCCGAGGTGGAGTTGGGCGCCGAGCTGGCCGGGATCGGCCTGCTGCCCTCGCTCTCGCACGAAAAGGTGCGCAACATCATGGCGTCCCCGCTCGGCCCGGGTGGGCTGGTCGCCGAGTTGGACGCGGCGGTGTGCGCGGAGCGTGACCTGGCGGAGCTCCCCGGGCGGTTCCTGTTCGCCCTGGACAGCGGTGCCGGTGACGTGGCGTGGTCTCGGCCGGACGTCGCGGCGCTGCCGGTCGGTGATCGGGTGGCGGTGCTCGTCGGCGGGGTCGATCACGGCATCCGGGTCGAGCAGGAGCGGGTCGTGTCGACCATGGTTGCGTGCGCGCTGGCGTTCCTGCGGGTGCGGGACACGCAGTGGCGGATCGCTGAGTTGCCGGACGTCGCCGCGGTCGTGGCCGGGTTCGACCGCGGGCCGGACCGGGTGATCCCGGGCACACCACCCACCGGCGGGCCGATCGGGCCGATCGTGTTCGCTGACGGCGGGCGCGGGGTCGGCGCGGCGGTGCCACTCGGGCGGTTGGCGGCGGATCAGGCGCGGGCCTTGGGCGATGTGGTGATCACGCCGTGGCGGGGGGTTGTGGTGCGCGGCGGGATGCCCGACATCGGGCTGATCACCGACCCGTCGGCTCCCGGGATCGGCGTGACGTCGTGCGCGGGTCGGCCGCACTGCAACAAGGCGCTGGCCGACGTGCGGGCGGCGGCGTTGGCGACAGCGGTGCCCGGGCGCGCGGTGCACTGGGCGGGGTGCGGGCGCCGGTGCGGGCGTCCGGTGGGTGAGGTGCTCGACGTGGTGGCCACCGAGGACGGCTACCTCGTCGACGGCCGGGCTGTGCCCGGCGAGCGGGTGGCTGAGGCGGTCGCCCGGGGAAGGCAGGACTGACGGTGACCGAGTACATCAAGGACGGCGCGGAGATCTACCGCCGCTCGTTCGCCACGATCCGCGCGGAGGCCGATCTGGCCGGGCTGCCTGAGGACGTGGCGCGCGTAGTGGTGCGGATGATCCACGCCTGCGGGATGGTCGATCTGGTCGGCGATGTCTCTTACTCCCCCGACGTCGTCGCCTCGGCTCGTGCCGCGCTGCTGTCAGGCGCACCTGTGCTGTGTGACGCGCAGATGGTGGCCTCCGGGATCACGCGTAAGAGGCTTCCCGCGGACAACGAGATCATCTGCACGTTGGGCGACCCTCGGGTGCCACCGCTCGCCCAGGAGTTGGGCAACACCCGTAGTGCGGCCGCGCTAGAGCTGTGGCGGGATCGCCTAGAGGGTGCGGTGGTGGCCATTGGCAACGCACCTACTGCCTTGTTCTACCTGCTGGACATGATCGATGCGGGGGCTGGGCGCCCGGCCGCGATCCTGGGTCTGCCAGTGGGGTTCATCGGCGCCGCTGAGTCGAAGGACGCTCTTGCCGCGCACGGCGGCGGCATCCCGTACCTGGTTGTTCGTGGTCGACGTGGCGGTAGTGCCATGGCGGTGGCCGCGGTCAACGCGATCGCGAGTGAGGCAGAGTGACCGGCACCCTCTATGGCGTCGGGCTCGGCCCAGGCGACCCGGATCTTGTCACCGTCAAGGCAGCCCGGTTGATCGGCGCAGCCGACGTGGTCGCCTATCACAGTGCGCGCCACGGCAGGTCTATCGCGCGCGGGGTCGCTGCTCCTTACCTTCGCGAGGGGCAGATCGAGGAGCAGCTGGTCTACCCGTTGACCGTGGAGACAACGGACCATCCCGGTGGGTACGCGGGGGCGATGGCGGAGTTCTACGAGCACGCCGCCGCGAGGTTGGCAGCGCACCTCGACGCCGGTCGCGACGTAGTTGTTCTCGCTGAAGGCGATCCGCTCTTCTACGGCTCTTACATGCACATGCACAAGAGGCTCGCCGACCGCTACCCGTGGGTGGTTGTGCCTGGCGTGACATCTGTTAGCGCTGCCGCCGCTGTCTTGGGCCGCCCGTTGGTAGAAGGCGAAGAGGTTCTCACCGTACTGCCGGGAACCCTGCCCGAAGAGGACCTCGCAGCGCATCTAACGCGAACCGACTCGGCGGCCGTGCTCAAGCTCGGGCGCACCTTCGGCAAGGTGCGGGATGCGTTCGCTGCAGCGGGCAAGTTGGATCAGGCTCTCTATGTAGAGCGGGCGACGTGGTCGGAAGGACGCAGCCTCCCACTGTCCGAAGTAGATCCCGAGACAGTCCCGTACTTCTCGCTCGCGCTGCTTCCCAGTCCTCTTAACGACAGTGTCCCCTCTGCCACCCCCGCGACAGGGGCATCGCCTGCGGCGGGTGAGGTAGTCGTAGTCGGCACCGGCCCGGCTGGGCGGCCTTGGCTGACGCCGGAAGCACAAGAGGCGCTATCAGCCGCTGATGACCTCGTCGGCTACAAGACGTACCTGGACCGAGTCCCGGTCAATCCCCGGCAGCGGCGGCACGCTTCGGACAACCAGGTCGAGGCCGAGCGCGCCGCTTTCGCCCTGGACCTGGCCAAGCGCGGCCGACGGGTCGCTGTCGTGTCCTCCGGCGACCCGGGGGTGTTCGCCATGGCCACGGCTGTGCTGGAGGTCGCGACCGACCCGCAGTGGGCGGACGTCCCGGTTCGGGTCCTGCCCGGTCTGACGGCCGCGCAGGCGGTGGCGAGCCGGGTGGGGGCGCCGCTGGGGCACGACTTCTGCGTGATCTCGCTGTCCGACCGCCTGAAGCCGTGGCAGGTCATCACCGAGCGCCTTGAGGCGGTCGCCAAGGCGGACCTGGTGATCGCCATCTACAACCCGGCGTCCAAGGCCAGGACCTGGCAGCTCGGCGAGGCCCGCGATCTGCTGCTGCGGCACCGGTCCCCGGACACGCCGGTCGTGATCGGCCGGGACGTGGGCGGCCCGGAGGAGTCGGTCCGGGTCGTGCGGTTGCAGGACCTCGACCCGGCGACCGTGGACATGCGCTGCCTGTTGCTGATCGGCTCGTCCCAGACGCGGCACCTGCTCAAGGCCGACGGCTCGCACGTGGTGTTCACCCCACGCCACTACCCGGCTTCACCTGCGTAGTTCCACCAGCGAGGCCAGCTCGTCATCGCCGAGTTCGGTGATGGCGCTGTCGCCGCCAGCGAGCACGGAGTCGGCGAGGTCGCGCTTGGACCGCAACAGCTCGGCGATCCGGTCCTCGACCGTGCCCTCGGTCACGAACCGGTGGACCTGGACGGGCCGGGTCTGCCCGATCCGGTAGGCGCGGTCGGTGGCCTGGTCCTCCACCGCCGGGTTCCACCAGCGGTCGTAGTGCAGGACGTGGTCGGCGCGGGTCAGGTTCAACCCCGTGCCCGCTGCCTTCAGCGACAACAGGAACACGCTGAACTCGCCAGAAGAGAAGTCTGCGACCAGACGCTCCCGTTGCGGCACAGGCGTGCCGCCGTGCAAGAGGCCGCAGTGGACGTGTCTATCGCGAAGATGCCGCTCCAGCAACCGGGCCATAGAGACGTACTGCGTGAACACGAGTACCGCTGACTCCTCGGCGAGGATCGTGTCCAGCAGTTCGTCCAAGAGACCCAGCTTGCCCGAGCGGCCTGTCAACCGCCCTTCGCGTTCACGCAAGAACTGGGCGGGGTGGTTGCAGATCTGCTTAAGCGACGTCAGCATCCGCAGTACGTGCCCACGGCGAGCCATGCCCTCGGCGGACCGGATCTCCGCCATCGCCTCACGCACAGCCGCCGTGTAGAGGCCAGTCTGTTCCCGGGTCAACGACACCGGGTGGTCGGTTTCGGTCTTCGGGGGCAACTCGGGGACGATTCCCGGGTCGGACTTACGCCTCCGCAGCAGGAACGGGCGGATCAGACGCGCGAACTTCGCCGCCACATCGGCGTCTACTGCCACCGGCTCGGCCCAACGCTTCTTAAAGGCAGCACGCGTACCGAGGAGCCCTGGGGTGGTCCAGTCGAGTAGGGCCCATAG
It includes:
- a CDS encoding precorrin-3B synthase; translation: MSSSQRRTGADACPGALDVHRAADGGLARVRIPGGRLRAEQLHRLADLAADLGDGALELTSRANLQLRGLAEGAEVELGAELAGIGLLPSLSHEKVRNIMASPLGPGGLVAELDAAVCAERDLAELPGRFLFALDSGAGDVAWSRPDVAALPVGDRVAVLVGGVDHGIRVEQERVVSTMVACALAFLRVRDTQWRIAELPDVAAVVAGFDRGPDRVIPGTPPTGGPIGPIVFADGGRGVGAAVPLGRLAADQARALGDVVITPWRGVVVRGGMPDIGLITDPSAPGIGVTSCAGRPHCNKALADVRAAALATAVPGRAVHWAGCGRRCGRPVGEVLDVVATEDGYLVDGRAVPGERVAEAVARGRQD
- a CDS encoding precorrin-8X methylmutase: MTEYIKDGAEIYRRSFATIRAEADLAGLPEDVARVVVRMIHACGMVDLVGDVSYSPDVVASARAALLSGAPVLCDAQMVASGITRKRLPADNEIICTLGDPRVPPLAQELGNTRSAAALELWRDRLEGAVVAIGNAPTALFYLLDMIDAGAGRPAAILGLPVGFIGAAESKDALAAHGGGIPYLVVRGRRGGSAMAVAAVNAIASEAE
- the cobJ gene encoding precorrin-3B C(17)-methyltransferase encodes the protein MTGTLYGVGLGPGDPDLVTVKAARLIGAADVVAYHSARHGRSIARGVAAPYLREGQIEEQLVYPLTVETTDHPGGYAGAMAEFYEHAAARLAAHLDAGRDVVVLAEGDPLFYGSYMHMHKRLADRYPWVVVPGVTSVSAAAAVLGRPLVEGEEVLTVLPGTLPEEDLAAHLTRTDSAAVLKLGRTFGKVRDAFAAAGKLDQALYVERATWSEGRSLPLSEVDPETVPYFSLALLPSPLNDSVPSATPATGASPAAGEVVVVGTGPAGRPWLTPEAQEALSAADDLVGYKTYLDRVPVNPRQRRHASDNQVEAERAAFALDLAKRGRRVAVVSSGDPGVFAMATAVLEVATDPQWADVPVRVLPGLTAAQAVASRVGAPLGHDFCVISLSDRLKPWQVITERLEAVAKADLVIAIYNPASKARTWQLGEARDLLLRHRSPDTPVVIGRDVGGPEESVRVVRLQDLDPATVDMRCLLLIGSSQTRHLLKADGSHVVFTPRHYPASPA